A genomic region of Leptospira mtsangambouensis contains the following coding sequences:
- a CDS encoding LytR/AlgR family response regulator transcription factor: MRILIVEDEIVAARGLERILREVLGSKISSLRIEKTLIGSQCFIQENEIDLLFLDLNLDGDIGFDLLKETSAASFLTIITSGNTAEAIQAFEYGVLDFVPKPIHKERITKALGKFQTNNGQTKTKYLGVKQDHSLSLVAIKDILYLQSFDKRVKVYRKNGEMIVHNKSLESLLKVLPTHFSRIHRSFIVNEKHIKTIITSAGGSYQVELKTGTKLKMGREFYKELKSKLLFNFST; encoded by the coding sequence TTGAGAATTTTAATCGTTGAGGACGAAATTGTGGCGGCAAGAGGATTGGAACGTATTTTGCGTGAAGTTCTTGGATCAAAAATTTCGTCCTTACGTATTGAAAAAACTTTGATTGGTTCTCAATGTTTCATTCAGGAAAATGAAATTGATCTTCTGTTTTTGGATCTAAATTTGGATGGTGACATTGGATTTGATTTGCTTAAAGAAACTTCTGCTGCCTCCTTTTTGACGATCATCACATCGGGAAATACGGCAGAAGCAATCCAGGCTTTTGAGTATGGAGTTCTCGACTTTGTGCCCAAACCAATTCATAAAGAAAGAATTACGAAAGCACTCGGTAAGTTCCAAACTAACAATGGGCAAACAAAAACAAAGTATCTTGGTGTAAAACAAGATCACAGTTTGTCGTTAGTTGCAATTAAGGACATTCTGTATTTACAATCCTTTGACAAACGAGTAAAAGTTTATCGAAAAAATGGAGAGATGATTGTACATAACAAAAGTCTTGAATCTCTATTAAAGGTTTTACCGACACATTTTTCCAGAATTCACAGATCGTTCATTGTAAATGAAAAACATATCAAAACCATTATTACTTCCGCAGGAGGTTCTTACCAAGTAGAACTAAAAACTGGAACTAAACTCAAAATGGGTAGAGAGTTTTATAAAGAATTAAAATCCAAGTTATTGTTCAATTTTTCTACTTAA
- a CDS encoding antibiotic biosynthesis monooxygenase: MNQILIDRFQLPVESKGTFLERAKINRDFIKSLEGFCEDQAFIREENGMIQFVTIAIWKDKQCLEKAKEMVFLEYKKQGFVMPDFLKTNSIQIERGIYEMME, encoded by the coding sequence ATGAACCAAATTCTAATTGATCGATTCCAATTGCCTGTTGAATCCAAAGGAACATTTTTAGAAAGAGCCAAAATCAATCGTGATTTTATCAAATCATTAGAAGGATTTTGTGAAGACCAAGCGTTTATCCGAGAGGAAAATGGGATGATCCAATTTGTGACCATCGCCATTTGGAAAGACAAACAATGTTTAGAGAAAGCAAAAGAAATGGTCTTTTTAGAATACAAAAAACAAGGATTTGTGATGCCAGATTTTTTAAAAACCAACTCGATCCAAATTGAACGAGGTATCTACGAGATGATGGAATAA
- a CDS encoding helix-turn-helix domain-containing protein: MKGSFALPLPRMKIFTYFPTAMLLPFVQKYLIIESKDGIENRILPNPNLVLSFQLRGNLRSFESNTVYDLPRTGIAGLRKTARKIIYPKNSSALLVILTGIGAAGFFGEPISEFYGKTIALNNFISNRLIENLEEQLFFAKSNEECILLVEDFLIRNKKNRTIDPSINTTLQKINLSKGQIKMNDIKQGLPISLDSLEKKFKESIGTTPKQYANLLRIHTLIRSYTNETNLTNLAQKAGYFDQSHFNKEFKLFTGESPKLFFKKPQIW, translated from the coding sequence TTGAAAGGATCGTTTGCACTCCCGTTGCCAAGAATGAAGATATTTACCTATTTTCCGACTGCTATGTTACTTCCCTTTGTGCAAAAATATCTCATCATCGAATCAAAAGATGGGATTGAAAATCGAATTTTACCTAACCCAAACTTAGTTTTATCCTTTCAACTACGAGGGAATCTTCGTTCATTCGAATCAAATACTGTTTATGATTTGCCTCGCACAGGGATTGCAGGCCTCAGAAAAACGGCAAGAAAGATCATCTATCCAAAAAATTCATCAGCTTTGTTAGTCATTCTTACGGGAATCGGTGCAGCAGGTTTTTTCGGAGAACCAATTTCTGAATTTTATGGAAAAACAATCGCTTTAAATAATTTCATTTCCAATCGTTTGATAGAAAATTTGGAAGAACAATTATTTTTTGCAAAATCAAATGAAGAATGTATACTGTTAGTTGAAGATTTTTTAATTCGAAACAAAAAGAATAGAACGATTGATCCAAGTATCAATACAACTCTTCAGAAAATTAATTTGTCAAAAGGACAAATTAAAATGAACGATATCAAACAAGGATTACCAATTAGTCTCGACTCACTCGAAAAAAAATTTAAAGAAAGTATTGGGACCACTCCAAAACAATATGCGAACCTTCTTCGAATTCACACTCTGATCAGGTCATACACAAACGAAACCAATTTGACAAATCTTGCTCAAAAAGCCGGTTATTTTGACCAGTCCCATTTCAATAAAGAGTTCAAACTTTTCACAGGAGAATCGCCTAAACTTTTTTTCAAAAAACCGCAAATTTGGTAA